One stretch of Musicola paradisiaca NCPPB 2511 DNA includes these proteins:
- a CDS encoding ArsC family reductase, producing MAITMYGIKNCDTIKKARRWLENNHIDYRFHDYRTDGLDDKLLQSLIALAGWQALLNTRGTTWRKLDEAVRITIDNESAAKTVMLEHPSLIKRPLLVTHDQQTLLGFSEESYQHFLTENK from the coding sequence ATGGCCATCACGATGTACGGCATCAAGAACTGCGACACGATCAAAAAAGCTCGCCGCTGGCTGGAAAACAACCATATTGACTACCGCTTTCATGACTACCGAACCGACGGTCTGGACGACAAGTTACTGCAATCGCTGATAGCACTGGCTGGTTGGCAGGCCCTGCTGAACACCCGTGGAACGACTTGGCGTAAGCTGGATGAGGCCGTCCGCATCACAATCGACAATGAATCTGCAGCAAAGACTGTTATGCTGGAACACCCTTCATTGATTAAACGCCCCTTGCTCGTCACCCATGACCAGCAAACACTGCTCGGCTTCAGCGAAGAAAGTTATCAGCACTTTTTGACGGAGAATAAATAA
- the ypfM gene encoding protein YpfM: MIEIELNNWKSFIDAMLRK; encoded by the coding sequence ATGATCGAAATCGAACTCAACAACTGGAAAAGCTTCATCGACGCGATGCTGCGTAAGTAA
- a CDS encoding aspartate/glutamate racemase family protein: MQKTLGLLGGMSWESTLIYYRLINQHIKEALGGLHSARLVLHSADFHDIERMQSAGDWDAAAEYLAQAAFGLKLAGAEALVICTNTMHKVAETVEQRSGLPLIHIADATAHSIKQQNLSSIALLGTRYTMEQDFYRCRLEEKFALQVLTPDSHARNEINRIIFDELCLGRFLDSSRQTLCQIVAELQLQGAEGIILGCTELPLLLRAEDITLPLLDTTHLHALAAARFALGTSNIHN; encoded by the coding sequence ATGCAAAAAACGTTGGGATTGCTTGGAGGCATGAGCTGGGAATCGACACTCATCTATTACCGGTTGATCAATCAGCATATCAAGGAAGCACTGGGCGGGCTCCACTCTGCGCGGCTGGTATTACACAGCGCGGATTTCCACGACATAGAGCGCATGCAATCTGCCGGTGATTGGGACGCAGCAGCGGAATACCTGGCACAAGCAGCATTCGGACTGAAACTCGCAGGAGCAGAAGCGCTGGTCATTTGTACTAACACCATGCACAAAGTAGCCGAAACTGTCGAACAACGTAGTGGTCTTCCTTTGATTCATATCGCAGATGCCACCGCTCACAGTATTAAACAACAGAATCTCTCTTCTATCGCACTGCTTGGCACCCGCTATACGATGGAGCAAGACTTTTACCGCTGTCGATTAGAGGAAAAATTCGCACTCCAGGTACTCACGCCCGATAGCCATGCGCGCAATGAAATCAATCGCATCATCTTTGACGAACTGTGTCTTGGTCGCTTTCTTGATAGCTCCCGACAAACACTGTGCCAGATAGTCGCCGAACTACAGCTGCAAGGTGCGGAAGGCATCATTTTGGGGTGTACTGAACTCCCATTGCTCCTGCGAGCTGAAGACATCACCCTGCCCTTGCTGGACACCACACATTTGCATGCTCTGGCTGCAGCACGTTTCGCGCTCGGCACGAGCAATATCCATAATTAA
- the cspE gene encoding transcription antiterminator/RNA stability regulator CspE encodes MSKIKGSVKWFNESKGFGFITPEDGSKDVFVHFSAIQSTGFKTLAEGQRVEFEITNGAKGPSAANVIAI; translated from the coding sequence ATGTCTAAGATTAAAGGTAGCGTTAAGTGGTTTAATGAGTCCAAAGGATTCGGTTTCATTACTCCGGAAGATGGTAGCAAAGATGTATTCGTACACTTCTCCGCTATCCAGAGCACTGGTTTCAAAACCCTGGCTGAAGGTCAGCGCGTAGAGTTTGAAATCACTAACGGTGCTAAAGGTCCTTCCGCTGCTAACGTTATCGCTATTTAA
- the crcB gene encoding fluoride efflux transporter CrcB has protein sequence MYSTLLAVFLGGGIGSLLRWQLSVRFNSVFPQMPAGTLIANLTGAFIIGAAMSMFIRQPDLSPHWKLFITTGFCGGLTTFSTFSFEVVALLQNGEWVAALLNLLLNLAGSLLMTALAFALVGWLTSH, from the coding sequence ATGTACAGTACGTTACTTGCCGTTTTTCTTGGTGGTGGTATTGGGAGCCTATTACGCTGGCAGTTGAGTGTACGTTTCAATAGCGTGTTTCCACAGATGCCAGCAGGCACGCTGATAGCAAATCTTACCGGTGCATTCATCATCGGGGCCGCCATGAGTATGTTTATACGCCAGCCAGACCTCAGTCCTCACTGGAAGTTATTTATTACCACTGGCTTTTGTGGAGGATTAACCACATTTTCAACTTTTTCGTTTGAAGTCGTAGCGTTATTACAAAATGGGGAATGGGTAGCGGCATTACTAAACCTGCTACTTAATCTGGCAGGATCGTTACTCATGACCGCCCTCGCTTTCGCGTTGGTAGGCTGGCTGACTTCACATTGA
- the tatE gene encoding twin-arginine translocase subunit TatE, translating to MEISVTKLLVVAVLVVLLFGTNKLRSLGGDLGAAIKGFKKAMNEEQPAAKQEEHTSSISDNRHKE from the coding sequence ATGGAAATTAGTGTTACCAAACTTTTGGTTGTAGCGGTATTGGTTGTTCTGTTATTTGGAACCAATAAACTCCGCTCACTGGGTGGCGACCTTGGCGCAGCGATCAAAGGTTTCAAAAAGGCCATGAATGAAGAGCAACCTGCTGCCAAGCAGGAAGAGCATACTTCTTCTATCAGCGATAACCGCCACAAAGAGTAA
- the lipA gene encoding lipoyl synthase, with product MSKPIQIERGVKYRDADKMALIPVRTVATERQELLRKPEWMKIKLPADSSRIKGIKDAMRRNGLHSVCEEASCPNLAECFNHGTATFMILGAICTRRCPFCDVAHGRPITPDANEPEKLAQTIHDMGLRYVVVTSVDRDDLRDGGAQHFADCISAIRRKNPVIKIETLVPDFRGRMDRALDILTATPPDVFNHNLENVPRLYRQVRPGADYAWSLKLLEKFKEVHPDIPTKSGLMVGLGETNDEILDVMRDLRRHGVTMLTLGQYLQPSRHHLPVKRYVSPEEFDSMKTEALAMGFTHAACGPFVRSSYHADLQAKGVEVK from the coding sequence ATGAGTAAACCGATTCAGATCGAACGTGGCGTTAAGTACCGCGACGCCGATAAAATGGCATTGATCCCGGTACGTACCGTTGCCACCGAGCGTCAGGAACTGCTGCGTAAACCGGAATGGATGAAAATCAAACTCCCGGCCGATTCCAGCCGAATCAAAGGCATAAAGGACGCAATGCGTCGCAATGGCCTTCACTCTGTTTGCGAAGAAGCGTCCTGCCCCAATCTGGCCGAATGTTTTAACCATGGAACGGCGACCTTTATGATCCTTGGCGCCATCTGTACCCGTCGTTGCCCTTTCTGCGACGTTGCCCATGGACGCCCAATCACGCCAGATGCTAATGAACCGGAAAAACTGGCGCAAACCATTCACGACATGGGGCTGCGCTATGTTGTCGTCACCTCGGTCGATCGCGATGACCTACGCGATGGCGGCGCGCAGCATTTTGCCGACTGCATTAGCGCTATCCGTCGTAAAAATCCCGTCATCAAGATAGAAACGCTGGTACCGGACTTCCGCGGCCGGATGGATCGCGCACTGGATATTCTCACGGCAACGCCACCTGATGTTTTCAACCACAATCTGGAAAATGTTCCCCGTCTCTACCGGCAAGTGCGCCCAGGTGCCGATTATGCATGGTCGCTCAAGCTGTTGGAGAAATTCAAGGAAGTACATCCGGACATTCCTACCAAGTCAGGCTTGATGGTCGGGTTGGGGGAAACCAATGATGAAATTCTGGACGTCATGCGCGATCTACGCCGTCATGGCGTCACGATGTTGACACTGGGCCAATACCTACAGCCAAGCCGCCATCATCTACCGGTTAAACGCTACGTTAGCCCGGAGGAATTCGATTCAATGAAAACCGAAGCATTGGCGATGGGCTTTACACATGCGGCATGCGGTCCGTTTGTTCGTTCGTCTTACCATGCCGATCTGCAGGCAAAAGGCGTCGAAGTAAAATAA
- the lipB gene encoding lipoyl(octanoyl) transferase LipB, which translates to MTLLQQDTIIVRQLGVQPYEPVSLAMHHFTELRNDSSQDEIWLVQHHPVFTQGQAGKAEHVLMPGDIPVIQSDRGGQVTYHGPGQQVMYVLVDIKRRKTGARSLVTAIENTVINTLAHVGVDAYARPDAPGVYVNESKICSLGLRIRHGCSFHGLALNIDMDLSPFLRINPCGYAGMAMTQLSTLVPGARPEDIAPVMVRAFMQMLGYRHSEWLDWKWEQQGEPLPRSQ; encoded by the coding sequence ATGACACTCTTGCAACAGGACACGATCATTGTACGTCAGCTCGGCGTACAGCCTTACGAGCCGGTCTCTCTGGCAATGCATCATTTCACCGAATTACGTAACGACAGCAGCCAGGATGAAATCTGGCTGGTGCAGCATCATCCCGTCTTCACGCAAGGCCAGGCCGGGAAAGCCGAACATGTCCTGATGCCCGGCGATATTCCGGTAATCCAGAGCGATCGCGGCGGGCAGGTTACTTACCATGGCCCGGGGCAGCAGGTTATGTACGTACTCGTCGACATTAAACGCCGTAAAACCGGCGCTCGTTCATTGGTAACGGCTATTGAGAACACCGTCATCAATACGCTCGCACACGTTGGTGTCGATGCTTATGCCCGGCCCGATGCCCCCGGCGTTTATGTAAACGAGAGCAAGATCTGCTCGCTGGGGCTACGCATTCGTCATGGTTGCTCATTTCATGGCCTTGCATTGAACATCGATATGGATCTGTCCCCATTCCTGCGCATCAATCCTTGTGGTTACGCCGGTATGGCAATGACCCAACTCAGCACGCTGGTACCGGGAGCCCGCCCGGAGGACATCGCGCCAGTCATGGTTCGGGCATTTATGCAAATGCTGGGTTATCGTCACAGTGAATGGCTTGACTGGAAGTGGGAACAACAAGGCGAACCCTTGCCGCGTTCCCAGTGA
- the ybeD gene encoding DUF493 family protein YbeD, which yields MKTKLNELLEFPCSFTYKVMGLAKPELVDLVVEVVQRHAPGDYTPQVKPSSKGNYHSVSITITATHIEQVETLYEELGKIEIVRVVL from the coding sequence ATGAAAACCAAACTCAACGAATTGCTCGAATTCCCATGCTCGTTTACCTACAAAGTGATGGGGCTGGCAAAACCGGAACTGGTTGATCTGGTGGTGGAAGTCGTACAGCGTCATGCGCCAGGCGATTACACGCCGCAGGTGAAACCCAGCTCTAAGGGTAACTACCACTCCGTTTCCATTACCATTACCGCAACGCATATCGAGCAAGTCGAGACGCTGTACGAAGAGTTGGGAAAAATTGAGATTGTCCGCGTCGTGCTGTAA
- the dacA gene encoding D-alanyl-D-alanine carboxypeptidase DacA, whose product MNRVITSRFTKRIVLGTLLVLGVSAFSHAEDINLKTMIPAVPDIDAEAYILIDYNSGKVLAEKNADVRRNPASLTKMMTSYVIGQAIKAGKINPNDIVTIGKDAWATGNPDFQGSSLMFLKPGDRVPVHMLNKGIILQSGNDACVAMADYVAGSQDAFISLMNGYVKSLGLQNTQFKTVHGLDAEGQYSSARDMALIGQALIRDVPNEYATYKEKEFTFNNIRQMNRNGLLWDSSLSVDGIKTGHTASAGYNLVASATEGQMRLISAVLGGRTFKGRESESKKLLTWGFRFFETVAPLKADKEFASEPVWFGNADRVSLGVEKDAYITIPRGRMKDLKASYVLNNTELHAPLAKNQVVGTINFQLDGKVIEQRPLVVMNDVKEGGIFGRLFDYIKLMFHRWFS is encoded by the coding sequence ATGAATAGAGTAATCACGTCTCGCTTTACTAAACGTATTGTGCTCGGCACACTGCTCGTCCTCGGCGTATCTGCGTTTTCCCATGCCGAAGACATTAATCTGAAAACCATGATTCCTGCCGTTCCGGATATTGATGCCGAAGCATACATCCTGATTGATTACAACTCGGGTAAAGTCCTGGCCGAAAAAAATGCCGATGTACGCCGCAATCCGGCCAGCCTGACCAAGATGATGACCAGCTATGTCATCGGCCAGGCCATTAAAGCAGGGAAGATCAACCCGAATGACATCGTGACCATCGGTAAAGACGCCTGGGCCACCGGCAACCCTGACTTTCAGGGTTCTTCGCTGATGTTTCTTAAACCCGGTGATCGTGTTCCGGTTCACATGCTGAACAAAGGCATCATTCTCCAGTCCGGTAATGACGCCTGCGTCGCCATGGCTGACTATGTCGCCGGCAGTCAGGATGCGTTCATCAGTTTGATGAACGGTTACGTTAAATCATTGGGATTGCAGAATACACAGTTCAAGACCGTGCACGGTCTTGATGCGGAAGGCCAATATAGCTCGGCGCGCGACATGGCGCTGATCGGCCAGGCATTGATTCGCGATGTACCGAACGAATATGCCACTTATAAAGAAAAAGAGTTCACTTTCAATAATATCCGTCAGATGAACCGTAATGGTTTGCTGTGGGATTCCAGCCTGAGCGTGGATGGCATCAAAACCGGTCACACCGCTTCCGCCGGTTATAACCTGGTGGCTTCAGCAACCGAAGGCCAGATGCGCCTGATTTCCGCAGTGTTGGGCGGCCGTACTTTCAAGGGGCGTGAGTCGGAAAGCAAAAAACTGCTGACATGGGGTTTCCGTTTCTTCGAAACGGTAGCACCGTTGAAAGCAGACAAAGAATTCGCGTCTGAACCCGTCTGGTTCGGGAATGCCGACAGGGTCTCGCTGGGAGTGGAAAAAGATGCTTACATCACTATTCCTCGCGGACGCATGAAAGACCTGAAAGCCAGTTATGTACTCAACAATACCGAGCTGCATGCTCCGCTGGCCAAGAATCAGGTAGTGGGCACGATCAATTTCCAACTGGATGGCAAAGTTATCGAACAACGACCGCTGGTCGTGATGAACGATGTCAAAGAAGGCGGGATCTTTGGTCGCCTGTTTGACTATATCAAGCTGATGTTCCACCGTTGGTTCAGTTGA
- the rlpA gene encoding endolytic peptidoglycan transglycosylase RlpA: protein MRKDWLWMGALSLVLAGCTSTDQQSQTPASQTAYSGPVEEIPGVEPRYEPYNPASLQDYTVNDKKYRIVKNPENFSEAGFASWQNRGSAGTRTAIGEEFNPNAFAAAHPTLPIPSYVRVTNLSNGRRLVVRVNDRGPYTPGRIIDLTRAAADRLNLSNNTKVKVDFISVAPDGTLSGPGTVGTRVARQSFALPSRPDLGTSSLGTPTLSTTTPEAAVRPISNATLTPTAQNSTSVDTSTIPSSGNIPVSVSGSRGGGFLKSPQPLRSGVLEGSESAPAVSPAGATASVSNAAPIATAPRSGASSAPVSAGSGNFVVQVGALSDQQRAQTWLNSLRERFRVPGKATFNNGLYRIQLGPFPSRQQAVELQQRLSTEAQQPSFVTVASSAQ, encoded by the coding sequence ATGCGTAAGGATTGGCTTTGGATGGGGGCGCTCAGCCTGGTACTGGCGGGTTGTACGTCGACAGATCAACAATCGCAAACGCCGGCGTCCCAGACGGCATACAGCGGTCCGGTCGAAGAAATTCCCGGCGTCGAACCCCGTTACGAACCCTATAATCCGGCCAGCCTGCAGGATTACACCGTTAACGACAAAAAATATCGCATTGTAAAAAACCCGGAAAATTTCAGTGAAGCGGGATTTGCCTCCTGGCAGAACCGCGGATCAGCCGGCACGCGCACCGCCATTGGCGAAGAGTTCAATCCCAATGCCTTTGCCGCTGCCCATCCTACGCTCCCTATTCCCAGTTATGTCCGAGTGACCAACCTGAGCAATGGGCGCCGTCTGGTGGTGCGTGTTAACGATCGCGGGCCTTATACTCCAGGCCGCATCATCGATTTGACGCGGGCGGCGGCCGATCGACTCAACCTTTCCAACAACACTAAAGTAAAAGTCGATTTCATCAGCGTGGCGCCTGACGGCACATTGTCCGGCCCCGGTACTGTAGGCACTCGCGTTGCCCGACAGAGTTTTGCGCTGCCGTCGCGCCCGGATCTGGGTACCAGTAGTTTGGGAACACCGACGCTTTCCACCACTACGCCGGAAGCCGCCGTCCGCCCGATAAGTAACGCCACGTTGACGCCTACCGCCCAAAACAGCACATCCGTCGACACAAGTACGATTCCGTCATCAGGGAACATTCCGGTATCTGTCAGCGGCAGTCGTGGCGGTGGTTTTCTGAAATCCCCACAACCGTTGCGCAGCGGGGTACTGGAAGGATCCGAGTCCGCCCCAGCTGTGAGTCCTGCCGGCGCCACAGCGTCGGTTTCCAACGCAGCGCCAATAGCAACCGCGCCACGTTCTGGGGCGTCAAGCGCGCCAGTCTCGGCGGGTAGCGGCAATTTTGTCGTACAGGTGGGCGCACTCAGCGATCAACAACGGGCGCAAACCTGGCTGAATAGCCTGCGCGAACGTTTCCGCGTTCCGGGCAAAGCGACGTTCAACAACGGACTGTACCGCATCCAGCTTGGCCCTTTCCCGAGCCGTCAACAGGCCGTTGAACTGCAACAACGGCTATCGACCGAAGCACAGCAACCCTCTTTTGTCACTGTGGCGTCAAGTGCCCAGTAG
- the mrdB gene encoding peptidoglycan glycosyltransferase MrdB (rod shape-determining protein RodA) has product MTDSQQKKSIWTKIHIDLPLLLCVLALLGYSVFVMWSASGQDVGMMERKVIQCLLGLVVMIGMAQIPPRVYEGWAPYLYVVCIVLLMMVDIFGQISKGAQRWLDLGILRFQPSEIAKIAVPLMVARYINRDMCPPSLKNTAIALAMTFVPTLLVAAQPDLGTAVLICASGLFVLFLAGMSWRLIIIAALLLAAFIPILWFFLMHDYQRNRVIMLLDPETDPLGAGYHIIQSKIAIGSGGLSGKGWLQGTQSQLEFLPERHTDFIFAVLAEELGLIGVLILLALYLFLIMRGLVIAANAQTSFGRVMVGGLMLIFFVYVFVNIGMVSGILPVVGVPLPLVSYGGSALVVLMAGFGIVMSIHTHRKMLSKNL; this is encoded by the coding sequence ATGACAGACAGCCAACAAAAAAAGTCTATCTGGACCAAAATCCACATCGACCTGCCGCTACTCCTCTGTGTTCTGGCGTTGCTGGGCTACAGCGTATTCGTGATGTGGAGCGCCAGCGGTCAGGACGTCGGGATGATGGAACGCAAGGTTATCCAGTGCCTGCTGGGGCTGGTGGTGATGATCGGCATGGCTCAGATCCCCCCCAGAGTCTACGAGGGCTGGGCACCATACCTGTATGTGGTGTGTATTGTTCTGTTGATGATGGTGGATATCTTCGGCCAGATCAGTAAAGGCGCCCAACGCTGGTTGGATCTGGGCATACTGCGCTTCCAGCCGTCGGAAATCGCCAAGATTGCGGTCCCCTTGATGGTTGCGCGCTACATCAACCGCGATATGTGTCCGCCTTCGTTGAAAAATACCGCCATTGCACTGGCGATGACGTTCGTTCCTACCCTGCTGGTGGCTGCGCAGCCGGATCTGGGTACGGCGGTGCTGATATGCGCCTCCGGCCTGTTCGTGCTGTTCCTGGCGGGAATGAGCTGGCGGTTGATTATCATCGCCGCCCTGTTGCTGGCCGCATTCATCCCGATCCTCTGGTTCTTCCTGATGCACGATTACCAGCGTAATCGAGTGATCATGCTACTTGACCCTGAAACCGATCCGCTCGGTGCCGGCTATCACATCATTCAGTCCAAAATTGCCATCGGTTCCGGTGGGCTATCAGGTAAGGGCTGGTTACAGGGCACGCAATCGCAGCTGGAATTTCTGCCGGAACGCCACACCGATTTCATCTTCGCCGTGCTAGCCGAAGAGCTGGGGCTCATCGGCGTTCTGATCCTGTTGGCACTGTATCTGTTTCTGATCATGCGCGGCCTGGTGATCGCCGCCAACGCCCAGACGTCGTTTGGGCGCGTGATGGTGGGCGGCCTGATGTTGATCTTTTTCGTCTATGTTTTCGTTAACATCGGTATGGTCAGTGGTATTCTGCCGGTGGTTGGGGTGCCGCTGCCGTTGGTCAGCTACGGGGGATCGGCGCTGGTTGTGCTGATGGCGGGGTTCGGTATCGTGATGTCGATACATACGCACCGCAAAATGTTATCCAAAAATCTATAG
- the mrdA gene encoding peptidoglycan DD-transpeptidase MrdA — translation MNIERKPFRDYTAEAALFVRRALVAFLGILLLSGILVANLYHLQILRFDDYRTRSNENRIKLVPIAPSRGIIYDRNGIPLALNRTIYQLELIPEKVNNLEATLQELKPILDLTDEDLDNFRKERKRSRRFTSIPIKTGLTEVEVARFAVNQYRFPGIEVKGYQRRYYPYGSALTHVIGYVSKINDKDLERLDKDDKLADYAATHDIGKLGIERYYEDILHGKPGYEEVEVNNRGRVIRQLHEQPPQAGKDIYLTLDLNLQLYIEKLLEGSRAAVVVADPRDASILAMVSMPSYDPNPFVDGISGKDYRALLNDANRPLINRTTQGIYPPASTVKPYIAVSALSAGVITPYTSLFDPGWWQLPGSEKRFRDWKKWGHGRLNLTKALEESADTYFYQVAYDMGIDRLSEWMSKFGYGQSTGIDLSEERAGIMPTRDWKMRRYKKPWYQGDTIPVGIGQGYWTATPIQMLKALTTLINDGQVKTPHLMSGIQENGTMVPYRQPEHRQIGDIRSGYWEIVKDGMYGVANRPNGTAHKSFADAPYKIAAKSGTAQVFGLKENETYNANRIAERLRDHKLMTAFAPYNNPRVAMSIILENGGAGPAVGTIVRQILDHIMLGDNNTSLPVSAPTPPGSETE, via the coding sequence ATGAACATAGAACGTAAACCCTTTCGTGACTATACGGCTGAGGCTGCGCTATTTGTGCGTCGGGCACTGGTGGCATTCCTCGGCATTTTGTTGCTTTCCGGCATCCTGGTCGCCAATCTCTATCATCTGCAGATATTACGTTTCGACGATTACCGCACCCGTTCGAATGAAAACCGCATCAAACTGGTGCCGATCGCACCCAGCCGCGGCATTATCTACGATCGCAACGGTATTCCGCTGGCGCTCAACCGCACCATCTATCAACTGGAACTGATCCCGGAAAAAGTCAACAACCTGGAAGCCACACTGCAGGAACTGAAACCCATTCTCGATCTTACCGATGAAGATCTGGACAACTTTAGAAAAGAACGCAAACGTTCCCGCCGTTTCACCTCGATTCCCATCAAGACCGGTCTGACCGAAGTGGAAGTCGCCCGATTTGCCGTCAACCAATACCGATTTCCCGGTATCGAGGTAAAAGGCTATCAACGGCGTTATTACCCCTATGGATCCGCGCTGACCCACGTCATCGGCTATGTCTCGAAAATCAACGATAAAGATCTCGAACGGCTGGACAAGGACGATAAACTTGCCGACTACGCCGCCACCCATGACATCGGCAAACTGGGTATCGAGCGTTATTACGAAGACATTCTGCACGGCAAGCCCGGTTATGAAGAGGTTGAAGTCAACAACCGTGGCCGCGTTATTCGCCAGTTACACGAACAACCTCCGCAGGCGGGCAAAGACATCTATTTGACGTTGGATCTCAACCTCCAGCTCTACATTGAAAAATTGCTTGAAGGCAGCCGCGCCGCTGTCGTGGTAGCGGATCCACGCGACGCCAGCATTTTGGCGATGGTTTCCATGCCCAGCTATGACCCTAACCCCTTCGTGGACGGTATTTCCGGCAAAGATTACCGCGCATTGCTCAACGATGCGAACCGACCGCTGATCAACCGCACGACACAAGGGATTTATCCGCCCGCATCCACGGTAAAACCCTATATCGCCGTTTCCGCGCTGAGCGCCGGCGTTATCACGCCCTATACCTCGTTGTTTGATCCCGGTTGGTGGCAGTTGCCCGGTTCGGAAAAACGGTTCCGCGACTGGAAAAAATGGGGGCATGGGCGCCTTAACCTGACCAAAGCGCTGGAGGAATCCGCTGATACCTACTTTTATCAGGTGGCTTACGATATGGGTATCGACCGGCTGTCGGAGTGGATGAGCAAGTTCGGCTACGGCCAGTCGACAGGTATTGATTTGTCTGAAGAGCGTGCCGGTATTATGCCGACCCGCGACTGGAAAATGCGGCGTTATAAAAAACCCTGGTATCAGGGAGATACTATCCCCGTCGGCATTGGCCAGGGTTACTGGACCGCCACCCCCATTCAGATGCTGAAAGCGCTTACTACGCTTATCAACGATGGCCAGGTAAAAACGCCCCACTTAATGAGCGGGATACAGGAGAATGGCACCATGGTGCCTTATCGTCAGCCAGAGCATCGCCAAATTGGCGATATTCGCTCCGGCTACTGGGAGATCGTAAAAGACGGAATGTACGGCGTCGCCAACCGTCCAAACGGTACGGCGCACAAGAGTTTTGCCGATGCTCCCTACAAGATTGCAGCCAAATCCGGTACCGCGCAGGTCTTCGGCCTGAAGGAAAACGAAACCTATAACGCCAACCGGATTGCGGAACGCCTGCGCGACCACAAACTGATGACCGCCTTCGCACCGTATAACAACCCAAGAGTGGCAATGTCGATCATTCTGGAAAACGGCGGCGCCGGGCCGGCGGTAGGGACGATTGTCCGCCAGATACTCGACCACATCATGTTGGGTGACAACAATACCAGCCTGCCGGTGTCTGCGCCGACGCCGCCGGGTAGTGAAACAGAGTAG
- the rlmH gene encoding 23S rRNA (pseudouridine(1915)-N(3))-methyltransferase RlmH yields the protein MKLQLVAVGTRMPDWVQTGFTDYLRRFPKDMPLELVEVPAGKRGKNADIKRILEREGEQMLAAVGKGNRIVTLDIPGTPWETPQLATQLERWKQDGRDVSLLIGGPEGLAPQCKAAAEQSWSLSPLTLPHPLVRVLVAESLYRAWSITTNHPYHRE from the coding sequence ATGAAACTGCAACTGGTTGCTGTCGGCACCAGAATGCCTGACTGGGTACAGACCGGTTTTACCGATTATCTGCGTCGTTTCCCCAAAGACATGCCGTTGGAGCTGGTAGAGGTTCCGGCGGGAAAACGGGGAAAGAACGCCGACATCAAGCGAATACTGGAACGTGAAGGCGAGCAAATGCTGGCAGCCGTGGGCAAGGGGAATCGTATCGTGACGCTGGATATTCCCGGTACGCCCTGGGAAACGCCGCAACTGGCAACCCAACTGGAACGCTGGAAACAGGATGGTCGGGATGTCAGTCTGCTGATTGGCGGCCCCGAAGGTCTTGCACCACAGTGCAAAGCAGCGGCGGAACAGAGCTGGTCGCTATCGCCGTTGACATTGCCGCATCCGCTGGTGCGGGTTCTGGTGGCGGAAAGCTTGTACCGCGCCTGGAGCATTACCACAAATCATCCTTACCACCGGGAGTAA
- the rsfS gene encoding ribosome silencing factor, with protein sequence MQGQALQDFVIDKIDDLKGQDIVALDVKGKSSITDCMIICTGTSSRHVMSIADHVVQESRAAGLIPLGVEGANDADWVVVDLGDVIVHVMQEDSRHLYELEKLWG encoded by the coding sequence TTGCAAGGCCAAGCACTCCAAGACTTCGTGATTGATAAAATTGACGATTTAAAAGGTCAGGATATCGTCGCTCTCGACGTAAAGGGCAAATCCAGTATCACTGACTGTATGATTATCTGCACCGGAACATCCAGCCGCCATGTGATGTCGATTGCCGACCACGTAGTACAAGAATCGCGCGCCGCCGGTCTGATACCGCTGGGCGTAGAAGGCGCTAATGACGCCGACTGGGTTGTGGTCGATTTGGGCGATGTGATCGTCCATGTCATGCAGGAAGACAGCCGCCACCTGTATGAGCTGGAAAAACTCTGGGGCTGA